Proteins encoded together in one Psychrobacter sp. 28M-43 window:
- a CDS encoding NADP-dependent malic enzyme, which produces MNDDTTSNTDNLSTEKEQFEQAALHYHEFPRPGKISVTPTKQLANQRDLALAYSPGVAVPCLEIQRDPKLASKYTARNNLVGVITNGTAVLGLGNIGPLASKPVMEGKGVLFKKFAGIDVFDIEIAQNDPDKFIEAVASLEPTFGGINLEDIKAPECFKIERVLRERMNIPVFHDDQHGTSIIVAAAMLNALLITGKKIEEIKIVCSGAGAAAISCLDIICALGVNKNNIIVSDSRGIISTSRENLDETKQRYARDITATSIEEVMDDVDMFLGLSMPGTLSEDMVRRMAKDPIVFALANPTPEIMPELAHAVRPDVIMATGRSDYPNQVNNALCFPYIFRGALDVGATTVNEEMKVACVKAIAAMAHVEATPTTSARNIEKMQSFGRDYLIPGPLEPNLIIEIASAVAKAAMDSGVATLPIDDMQAYRQRLSEFVYNSAFVMKPIFARAKADPKRIVYCEGEDNNILLAVQVVVDEKLAQPILVGRPSVIEANIKKLGLRLKAGENITIVNVDDDPRYKDYWQGYYEKNKRRGVSIELARRDVRRKTTLIGSLLVENGAADGMVCGTFGHYQLHLKYVESVIGKKQGMNDFYAMNAVLMQDRNIFIADTYVHEDPTAEQLAEMTVLATDQLRRFGITPRVALVSHSNFGASDRASAVKMRKVHELLTNMNVDFEFEGEMQGDAALNENIRLNDMPSSPLKGAANLLILPTLDASNIAFNLLKTATGSASIGPILLGTNKPVHILTPSATARGIVNMTALTVTEAQDLENEK; this is translated from the coding sequence ATGAATGACGATACCACTTCGAATACGGATAACCTCAGTACAGAAAAAGAGCAGTTTGAACAAGCTGCCTTACATTACCATGAGTTTCCACGCCCAGGTAAAATTTCGGTAACCCCTACTAAGCAGCTAGCCAACCAACGTGATTTAGCACTCGCCTACTCTCCAGGTGTTGCTGTACCTTGTCTTGAGATCCAAAGAGATCCAAAACTTGCGTCTAAATACACGGCACGTAATAACCTAGTTGGTGTTATCACTAACGGTACTGCTGTATTGGGTCTGGGTAATATTGGTCCATTGGCATCGAAGCCAGTTATGGAAGGTAAAGGCGTTCTATTTAAGAAGTTCGCAGGTATCGACGTTTTTGATATTGAAATTGCTCAAAATGATCCAGATAAGTTCATCGAAGCGGTTGCCTCACTTGAGCCTACCTTTGGTGGTATCAACTTAGAAGACATCAAAGCACCAGAATGTTTCAAAATTGAGCGCGTACTACGTGAGCGCATGAACATTCCTGTGTTCCATGATGACCAACATGGTACGTCAATCATCGTTGCCGCAGCCATGCTAAATGCTTTGTTGATTACTGGCAAAAAAATCGAAGAGATTAAAATTGTTTGTTCAGGTGCAGGCGCAGCAGCCATTTCTTGCCTAGATATCATTTGCGCACTTGGCGTTAATAAGAATAACATCATTGTTTCAGACTCACGCGGTATCATCAGTACTAGCCGTGAAAACCTTGATGAAACCAAACAGCGTTATGCTCGTGATATCACGGCTACTTCTATCGAAGAAGTCATGGACGATGTCGATATGTTCCTAGGCTTATCAATGCCAGGCACACTATCAGAAGATATGGTTCGCCGTATGGCAAAAGACCCTATCGTCTTTGCACTTGCCAACCCAACACCTGAAATCATGCCAGAATTGGCACATGCGGTACGTCCAGACGTCATCATGGCAACTGGTCGTTCAGACTATCCAAACCAAGTAAACAACGCGCTATGCTTCCCATATATCTTCCGCGGTGCATTAGATGTTGGTGCGACCACTGTTAACGAAGAGATGAAAGTTGCTTGCGTAAAAGCAATCGCTGCGATGGCACACGTTGAAGCCACTCCAACTACCAGCGCTAGAAACATTGAAAAGATGCAAAGTTTTGGCCGTGATTACTTAATCCCAGGCCCTCTAGAGCCAAATCTAATCATTGAGATCGCATCTGCTGTTGCTAAAGCAGCGATGGATTCAGGCGTTGCCACGCTACCGATCGATGACATGCAAGCCTATCGTCAGCGTCTGTCTGAGTTTGTTTATAACTCAGCGTTTGTCATGAAGCCAATCTTTGCTCGTGCTAAAGCCGATCCAAAACGTATCGTGTACTGTGAAGGTGAAGACAACAACATCTTGCTTGCTGTACAAGTGGTCGTTGATGAGAAATTAGCGCAACCTATCTTGGTTGGTCGTCCTTCAGTTATCGAAGCCAACATCAAAAAACTGGGCCTACGTCTAAAAGCTGGTGAGAATATTACCATCGTTAACGTTGATGACGATCCTCGCTACAAAGACTACTGGCAGGGCTACTATGAGAAGAACAAACGCCGCGGTGTAAGCATTGAGCTTGCTCGTCGTGATGTTCGCCGTAAGACGACTTTGATTGGTTCTTTGCTGGTCGAAAATGGTGCAGCAGATGGCATGGTATGTGGCACATTTGGCCATTACCAATTGCATCTAAAGTACGTTGAAAGCGTCATTGGCAAAAAACAAGGTATGAACGACTTCTATGCGATGAATGCAGTACTCATGCAAGATCGTAATATCTTTATCGCCGATACCTATGTTCATGAAGATCCAACAGCTGAGCAATTGGCTGAAATGACTGTCTTGGCAACGGATCAGCTACGTCGCTTTGGTATTACGCCACGCGTCGCGCTAGTGTCTCATTCTAACTTTGGTGCTTCAGATCGTGCCAGCGCTGTCAAAATGCGTAAGGTTCATGAGCTATTGACCAATATGAATGTCGACTTTGAGTTTGAAGGCGAAATGCAAGGTGATGCCGCGCTTAACGAAAATATTCGTCTAAACGATATGCCATCAAGCCCGTTAAAAGGTGCAGCGAACCTGCTTATCTTGCCAACCCTTGATGCCTCAAACATCGCTTTCAACTTGCTTAAAACAGCGACTGGCAGTGCTTCTATTGGCCCTATCCTATTAGGCACCAATAAGCCAGTCCACATATTGACGCCATCAGCGACAGCACGTGGTATCGTCAATATGACTGCATTGACCGTCACTGAAGCGCAAGACCTAGAAAACGAAAAATAG
- a CDS encoding tRNA nucleotidyltransferase has protein sequence MQIYLVGGAVRDRLLERPIKDKDFVVVGATVAEMIDAGFQQVGADFPVFLHPTSHEEYALARTERKQGSGYKGFSVHASPDVSLEDDLRRRDLTINAMAIEVTSLTDDTPIDGQVIDYYGGLQDLKNKTLRHVSNAFSEDPLRVLRTVRFYSRYYDLGFTIADDTLTLMRQLVDTGELAHLSAERVWQESSRATMQLSPQVYWQKLFEIGALTEYFTPLHHAWDKVQIRETVQTALYFAGQMHLNLSQRWALLMTSLSSSLFNSENSESPSNVSTAIKNINAIGNKAKVPKAHTQFATLFAQQADKLSTINSLNAAEKIDLIQACGAHKEPDKLSQLLVCSHVLQLATQHRQMMLALNSFHVIGMTDIASDLKGPAIGTALRQSRIEHLQAQQ, from the coding sequence ATGCAAATTTACCTCGTAGGCGGTGCTGTACGCGATCGACTGCTCGAGCGCCCTATCAAGGATAAGGACTTTGTCGTCGTTGGCGCTACTGTGGCAGAGATGATTGATGCAGGGTTTCAACAAGTGGGCGCTGACTTTCCTGTGTTTTTGCATCCGACCAGTCATGAAGAGTATGCGTTGGCACGTACAGAGCGCAAGCAAGGCTCAGGCTACAAAGGTTTTAGCGTACATGCCAGTCCTGATGTTAGTCTAGAGGATGATTTGCGCCGTCGTGATTTAACCATCAACGCGATGGCAATCGAAGTTACCAGCTTAACTGACGACACCCCTATTGACGGACAGGTCATCGACTACTATGGCGGACTACAAGACTTAAAAAACAAAACATTACGCCATGTGTCTAATGCTTTTAGTGAAGACCCATTACGTGTACTTCGAACAGTGCGCTTCTATAGCCGTTACTACGATTTGGGGTTCACCATCGCGGATGACACTTTAACGCTAATGCGTCAATTGGTTGATACAGGAGAGCTGGCTCACTTGAGCGCCGAGCGTGTCTGGCAAGAATCAAGCCGTGCGACTATGCAACTATCACCGCAAGTCTATTGGCAAAAACTGTTTGAAATTGGTGCACTCACAGAGTATTTCACGCCTTTGCATCACGCTTGGGACAAAGTCCAAATAAGAGAAACAGTGCAGACAGCGTTATACTTTGCAGGACAGATGCATTTAAATTTATCACAGCGTTGGGCGCTACTAATGACTAGCCTGTCTTCATCATTATTTAATAGCGAAAACTCTGAGTCTCCGTCTAACGTATCAACCGCTATAAAAAATATTAACGCTATCGGTAATAAAGCCAAAGTCCCAAAAGCACATACTCAGTTCGCGACTTTATTCGCTCAGCAAGCTGACAAACTAAGCACAATAAACAGCCTAAATGCGGCTGAAAAAATTGATCTAATCCAAGCCTGCGGTGCGCATAAGGAGCCTGATAAGCTCTCTCAACTGCTAGTGTGCAGTCATGTGTTACAGCTAGCAACACAGCACCGTCAGATGATGCTGGCATTGAATAGCTTTCATGTAATCGGTATGACAGATATTGCATCAGATCTTAAAGGCCCCGCTATTGGTACAGCCTTACGCCAAAGTAGGATTGAACACTTGCAAGCGCAACAATGA
- a CDS encoding pteridine reductase codes for MDQELNAYQAENINNQAPVMLVTGSARRIGAAIVKAAHRQGYRVIIHCHRSERDANDLADHLNDIRANSAKVIVADLTIVNDKTALDSFVGSIIEAFGQLDVLVHNASRFYPSPLGSINHAQWDELLLTNAKAPLLLSQALLPYLKQQQGCIVSLLDIHAHDRPFNNYTVYNMAKAAHRMMVQSLALEMAPEVRVNGVAPGVNILPDPTSDQAIDNEQQQRIIDAIPMQRIGQPDEIAHSVLYLMQANYVTGEIITVDGGRSLTIAGGHL; via the coding sequence ATGGACCAAGAACTTAATGCCTACCAAGCAGAAAATATAAATAACCAAGCGCCAGTGATGCTTGTCACAGGTAGTGCTAGGCGCATTGGGGCGGCTATTGTTAAAGCGGCTCATAGGCAAGGTTACCGCGTCATTATTCATTGTCACCGTAGTGAACGAGACGCTAATGATTTAGCTGACCATCTGAACGACATCCGTGCTAATAGTGCAAAAGTTATCGTTGCTGACTTGACAATAGTTAATGATAAAACAGCTTTAGACAGCTTTGTTGGAAGTATTATAGAGGCGTTTGGACAGCTTGATGTACTGGTGCATAATGCCTCACGGTTTTATCCTAGCCCACTCGGTAGTATCAATCATGCACAGTGGGATGAGTTGCTTTTGACCAATGCCAAGGCCCCTTTATTACTAAGCCAAGCCCTATTACCTTATCTAAAGCAACAACAAGGCTGTATTGTCAGTTTATTGGACATACACGCGCATGATAGACCGTTTAACAACTATACTGTCTATAACATGGCAAAGGCTGCGCATCGAATGATGGTACAGTCGCTAGCGTTAGAGATGGCGCCAGAAGTACGGGTCAACGGGGTGGCACCTGGGGTCAACATTTTACCTGACCCTACTAGCGACCAAGCTATTGATAATGAGCAACAACAACGTATCATCGATGCTATCCCTATGCAGCGAATAGGCCAACCTGATGAGATTGCTCATAGTGTGCTGTATCTTATGCAGGCAAATTATGTCACAGGAGAGATCATCACCGTGGATGGAGGTCGTAGTCTAACCATAGCTGGTGGTCACCTGTAA
- a CDS encoding manganese efflux pump MntP family protein — translation MSWTLYSTRENHMNPIALLLLALSMSTDAFSVAVSKGASLKNPRFTEAFRMGVIFGTIEAITPIIGWLIGHSATSFIDASFIEAWDHWVAFVILFALGLHMLYEGLKPSDETAEAPSRHSFFKLALTAFGTSIDAMAVGVSLAFVKVNILLAAGLIGLATTVMVTLGVMLGKVLGSLIGHRAEIFGGVMLIAIGAWILLSHLQ, via the coding sequence ATGTCGTGGACTCTATACTCGACCAGAGAAAATCACATGAATCCTATCGCACTTCTATTACTTGCGCTTTCTATGTCTACTGATGCCTTTTCTGTGGCAGTCAGTAAAGGCGCAAGTCTTAAAAACCCTCGTTTTACCGAAGCTTTCAGAATGGGTGTTATTTTTGGCACCATTGAAGCGATCACGCCTATTATTGGTTGGTTAATTGGTCACTCTGCCACATCCTTTATAGATGCGTCTTTTATTGAGGCGTGGGATCATTGGGTCGCGTTTGTCATACTTTTTGCGCTAGGTCTGCACATGCTATATGAGGGACTGAAGCCAAGTGATGAAACGGCAGAAGCACCGTCGAGACATTCTTTTTTCAAACTTGCTTTGACTGCATTTGGTACCAGCATCGATGCCATGGCTGTCGGTGTGAGCCTAGCATTTGTAAAGGTCAATATTTTACTGGCGGCAGGTCTTATTGGCTTGGCCACTACAGTAATGGTCACGCTAGGGGTGATGTTAGGCAAGGTGTTAGGTTCATTAATCGGTCATAGAGCTGAAATATTTGGTGGTGTGATGCTAATTGCCATCGGTGCATGGATTTTATTAAGCCATCTTCAATGA